A stretch of Zootoca vivipara chromosome 13, rZooViv1.1, whole genome shotgun sequence DNA encodes these proteins:
- the LOC118095047 gene encoding olfactory receptor 10S1-like, which translates to MDPANHTVMVFILGVLPNTAELPLLFFLIFLAIYMLTVLGNLLILITILFEPQLHRLPMYFFLCHLSVIETCLSSVTVPKVLAGFLRSSYRTISFGGCITQLYSYHFLASTECFLFTVMAYDRYLAICRPLNYSTLMNRRVCSGLAAGTWLTGSFHAAIHTSLTFRLPYCGPNHVDYFFCDIPPVLKLACADTAVNHVVTLANIGAVAAGCFVLICISYAYIASAILKIRTTEGRRRAFSTCSAHLTVVLLQYAPPVFIYLRPSSSASTYGALAVFQTMITPMLNPFIYTLRNKEVEKALRKLFDRHAASQER; encoded by the coding sequence ATGGACCCTGCCAACCACACTGTGATGGTCTTTATCCTGGGGGTGCTGCCAAACACAGCCGAactcccccttctcttcttcctcatcttcttGGCCATCTACATGCTGACTGTCCTGGGGAACCTCCTCATCCTGATCACCATCTTGTTCGAACCCCAACTCCATCGTctccccatgtacttcttcctgtgCCACCTCTCTGTCATAGAAACATGCCTCTCCTCTGTCACAGTGCCCAAAGTCTTGGCGGGCTTCCTAAGGTCCAGCTACAGAACCATCTCCTTTGGAGGCTGCATCACCCAGCTCTATTCATACCACTTCTTGGCGAGCACCGAGTGCTTCCTTTTCACCGTCATGGCTTATGACCGCTACCTTGCCATCTGCCGCCCGCTGAACTACAGTACACTCATGAACAGGAGGGTCTGCTCTGGTCTGGCAGCTGGGACCTGGCTCACGGGTTCCTTTCATGCCGCTATCCATACCAGCCTGACGTTCCGTCTGCCCTACTGTGGTCCCAACCATGTGGACTACTTCTTTTGTGACATACCACCAGTGCTCAAGCTAGCCTGTGCCGACACAGCTGTGAATCATGTCGTCACACTGGCTAACATTGGCGCCGTGGCTGCCGGCTGCTTTGTGCTCATATGTATCTCCTATGCCTACATCGCATCCGCCATTTTGAAAATCCGAACAACAGAGGGAAGGCGCCGTGCCTTCTCCACTTGCAGTGCTCACCTTACTGTGGTGCTGCTCCAGTATGCGCCTCCAGTCTTTATATATTTGCGTCCATCTTCAAGTGCCTCCACCTACGGAGCACTGGCTGTGTTCCAAACCATGATCACTCCCATGTTGAACCCATTCATATACACACTGCGGAACAAGGAAGTGGAGAAGGCGTTGAGGAAATTATTCGACAGGCATGCCGCTTCTCAGGAACGATAG